In Nothobranchius furzeri strain GRZ-AD chromosome 18, NfurGRZ-RIMD1, whole genome shotgun sequence, a single genomic region encodes these proteins:
- the LOC139063901 gene encoding uncharacterized protein, translating to MGVKSSGCDPPLQSEVCFTRQSASCTNRLLYRGVMGTSAAVKHLWSPDGATLPFAGFVPGHLDLYVNDLVTFQFVTSANTVANSFLLSQGCDFVSGLCALFPVISLSGDHDGAVKPAVSSSQVVSADVEEASVVAAHTSLTGSGRPPGPGGVGGCSDALLGAPPDKGGVLSGTEFTVADFNLFGGRPPPSGRVIAGIDTDLPPIQLTTLTSNPELGAAPSTGRSSSQSVTTLVKPGFSDSVWEPPSFLGIKYSWLQFSGQNMFLSIVSCLYLILHMARFALTPVTQPSLDHSFSEPQSPTPPGLWTSEHLLFQHDPGDNVHLLGNRAFKSLRTVLFYASPVSQTWHKFEKQKGGGEPPPALRASFLHFQFTTISDHNKVASVKLQPNFEQVKSGSDLTVKPSASLEFRTEPSGKFKQVSLWVRNTRYKQFDNQIAYEPAPTDTSKLVSLWVRNTRFKTLTERLYSDRILFH from the coding sequence atgggtgtgaaatcttcaggctgtgatccaccgcttcagtcagaggtctgttttactcgtcagtccgcctcatgcacaaaccggcttctttatcggggcgtgatgggaacgtcagccgccgtgaaacacttgtggtctccggacggagctaccttaccatttgcagggtttgtgcccggacatcttgacctttatgtgaatgaccttgtcacttttcagtttgtgacctctgctaatacggtggccaattcttttctcctttcacaggggtgtgactttgtctctggcctctgtgctctatttcctgtgatttctctttcaggtgaccacgacggcgcagtaaaacctgcggtttccagcagtcaagTGGTCAGTGCCGATGTTGAGGAAGCCTCAGTGGTTGCTGCGcatacctctctcacgggctcgggaaggccacccggcccgggaggtgtaggtgggtGCAGTGATGCCCTGCTCGgggccccgcctgacaaagggggggtgctgagtggcactgagtttaccgttgcggacttcaacctgtTCGGGGGcaggcctcctccgagcgggcgggtcattgcaggaatcgacactgaccttccaccaattcagctgacaacattgacctccaacccggagttaggtgctgcaccttctacggggcggagttctagtcagtctgtaactactctggttaaaccgggtttttctgattctgtgtgggaacctccatcattcttgggaataaagtattcttggcttcagttttcagggcagaacatgttcctttcgatagtgtcatgtctgtatctgattctacacatggctaggtttgctttgacacccgtgacacaaccatccttggatcactccttttcagaacctcaaagtccaacacctccaggtctttggacatctgaacacctactctttcagcacgatccaggtgacaatgtgcatcttcttggtaatagggcttttaagagcttaagaactgttcttttttatgcttctcctgtctcacagacatggcataagtttgagaaacaaaaggggggtggggagcctcctcctgctttgcgagcatcatttttgcatttccagttcactactatttctgatcacaacaaagtcgcctccgtaaagctgcaacccaactttgagcaggtaaaatcaggttctgatctaacagttaaaccatcagcttcactcgagttccggacggaaccctcaggtaaattcaaacaagtttccctgtgggttcgtaacacaagatacaaacagtttgataaccaaatcgcttatgagcctgctcccacagatacgtccaaactcgtgtctctgtgggtccgcaataccagattcaaaacgcttactgaacgactctattctgaccggattcttttccactaa